The Bacillus carboniphilus genome contains a region encoding:
- the qcrB gene encoding menaquinol-cytochrome c reductase cytochrome b subunit, with protein sequence MLNKLYDWVDERLDITPMWRDIADHEVPEHVNPAHHFSAFVYCFGGLTFFVTVIQVLSGMFLTMYYVPDIKNAWESVYYLQNEVAFGQIVRGMHHWGASLVIVMMFLHTLRVFFQGAYKKPRELNWIVGVLIFMVMLGLGFTGYLLPWDMKALFATKVGLEIAEATPLIGTHIKVLLAGDPEIVGAQTLTRFFAIHVFFLPAALFMLMGAHFIMIRKQGISGPL encoded by the coding sequence ATGCTGAACAAGTTATACGATTGGGTAGATGAACGTTTAGATATTACGCCTATGTGGCGCGATATTGCGGATCACGAAGTTCCGGAGCACGTTAATCCTGCCCATCATTTCTCTGCATTTGTATACTGCTTTGGAGGATTAACCTTCTTTGTTACCGTCATACAAGTGCTTTCTGGAATGTTTTTAACTATGTATTACGTACCAGATATTAAAAATGCATGGGAATCTGTTTATTATTTACAAAATGAAGTGGCCTTTGGACAAATTGTTCGTGGGATGCACCACTGGGGTGCGAGTTTAGTTATCGTAATGATGTTTTTACATACATTACGGGTCTTTTTCCAAGGAGCCTATAAAAAGCCACGAGAGCTTAACTGGATCGTCGGGGTGTTAATTTTTATGGTTATGCTTGGTCTTGGATTTACCGGATATTTACTACCTTGGGATATGAAAGCGTTATTTGCTACGAAGGTAGGTTTGGAGATTGCTGAGGCAACGCCATTAATTGGAACACATATTAAAGTTTTACTTGCGGGAGACCCAGAAATTGTTGGAGCTCAAACGTTAACTCGCTTCTTTGCAATTCACGTCTTCTTCTTACCAGCAGCATTATTCATGTTAATGGGTGCACACTTTATCATGATTCGAAAACAAGGAATTTCTGGACCGTTGTAA
- the ypjB gene encoding sporulation protein YpjB has product MKRALFLVFAIMLITFQGQAQSNSWDSLDDTVDSAWQLAKQERFKEATQLLLYFEKQLNDIPVTTERTVDDVYILTTTYQNALDAMRSNSISNDEKVRAITKLRLVSDAFFYDENPMWRAMEDELMLRMTHLMTSIENGDQELFNNHWSHFLDQYRLVYPSLMMDVQAIEVNRIDTQVSSVESSAFHKMSTQTKLNHLSVMEEDLKRMFKAVEEDEADPSLVWVIITTGGIIVLSLLYTGWRKYQGEKLEKKRKVKKER; this is encoded by the coding sequence ATGAAAAGGGCTTTATTTCTAGTATTTGCAATCATGTTGATTACCTTCCAAGGTCAAGCGCAATCCAATAGTTGGGATTCATTAGATGACACGGTTGATTCGGCGTGGCAATTGGCTAAACAAGAACGGTTTAAAGAAGCTACCCAACTTTTATTATATTTTGAAAAGCAGTTAAATGATATCCCAGTAACTACGGAACGAACTGTAGATGATGTTTATATATTGACGACAACTTATCAAAATGCACTTGATGCGATGCGGTCCAATAGTATAAGCAATGATGAAAAGGTTCGTGCCATCACAAAACTTCGCTTAGTATCGGATGCTTTTTTTTACGATGAAAATCCAATGTGGAGAGCGATGGAAGATGAGTTGATGCTACGAATGACTCATTTAATGACTAGTATAGAAAATGGTGATCAAGAGCTTTTTAATAATCATTGGAGTCATTTTCTAGATCAATACCGCTTAGTGTATCCTTCACTTATGATGGATGTACAAGCAATTGAAGTGAATCGAATAGACACTCAAGTTTCGTCAGTTGAAAGTTCAGCTTTTCATAAGATGTCTACACAAACAAAATTGAATCATTTATCAGTCATGGAAGAGGATTTAAAAAGAATGTTTAAGGCTGTGGAAGAAGATGAGGCAGATCCTTCGTTAGTTTGGGTCATCATTACAACTGGAGGTATCATCGTACTTTCTCTTCTTTACACTGGATGGAGGAAATACCAAGGTGAAAAACTAGAGAAAAAAAGAAAGGTGAAAAAAGAGAGATGA
- a CDS encoding YitT family protein, producing the protein MEQILANFIISFLGTIKKLKIKNVIFILLGSTIFSFGIVHFNMQNNLAEGGFTGITLLLYFLYDINPSFSYLALNIPVFIIGWRFLGKTTFAYTIIGTLSVSIFLEVFQRYQILIPLKEDLTLAALFAGVFIGGGLGIIFRFGGTTGGVDIIARIIHKYFGWTMGRTMFLFDAGVILLSLTYLDYREAMYTLVVVFIGARVIDFVQEGAYSAKGATIISDFNDQIAKEVHEKMDRGVTVLKGEGSYLKTERNVLYCVVGRNEIVRLKSIIGSIDPHAFVAVTDVHDVLGEGFTLDENKRPLAD; encoded by the coding sequence ATGGAACAAATACTAGCGAATTTTATAATCTCTTTTTTAGGAACCATTAAAAAGTTAAAAATAAAAAATGTGATCTTTATTTTATTAGGTTCTACTATTTTTTCATTCGGAATTGTTCATTTTAATATGCAAAATAATTTAGCAGAAGGCGGTTTTACGGGTATTACCTTATTATTATATTTTTTATATGACATTAACCCTTCCTTCTCTTACTTAGCTCTGAATATTCCTGTCTTTATTATCGGATGGAGGTTTTTAGGAAAGACAACTTTTGCCTATACCATTATTGGGACTTTATCCGTTTCTATCTTTTTAGAGGTATTTCAGCGCTATCAAATTCTGATCCCGTTAAAAGAAGATTTAACTTTAGCCGCTCTTTTTGCCGGTGTTTTCATCGGTGGAGGTTTAGGAATTATCTTTCGTTTTGGTGGAACGACTGGCGGAGTTGATATAATTGCGAGGATTATCCATAAATATTTTGGGTGGACTATGGGGAGAACCATGTTTCTCTTTGATGCTGGTGTCATTCTTTTATCTCTTACTTATTTAGACTATCGAGAAGCTATGTATACTTTAGTTGTTGTTTTTATTGGAGCACGTGTTATTGATTTTGTTCAAGAAGGAGCCTATTCAGCTAAAGGGGCAACCATCATTTCCGACTTCAATGATCAAATCGCCAAGGAAGTGCATGAAAAAATGGATCGGGGCGTTACCGTTTTAAAAGGTGAGGGTAGCTACTTAAAGACCGAACGGAACGTGTTATATTGTGTCGTTGGACGAAATGAGATTGTCAGGTTAAAATCTATTATCGGTTCCATTGATCCTCATGCTTTCGTGGCTGTTACTGATGTTCATGATGTACTCGGTGAAGGATTTACACTAGATGAAAACAAAAGGCCACTAGCGGATTAA
- the mgsA gene encoding methylglyoxal synthase: MKIAMIAHDMKKDDLVQFATAYKQVFENHELYATGTTGLRIIEATGLPVTRFQSGPLGGDQEIGSLIAKNEMDMVIFFRDPLTAQPHEPDISALIRLCDVYSIPLATNMGSAEILVHGLERGDFKWRTIIHEKEFNKNE, from the coding sequence ATGAAAATTGCAATGATCGCACACGATATGAAAAAAGATGATCTCGTTCAATTTGCAACAGCATATAAGCAAGTGTTCGAAAATCATGAACTTTATGCGACTGGAACGACGGGATTGCGAATTATAGAGGCAACTGGGCTACCTGTCACTAGGTTTCAGTCAGGACCATTAGGTGGAGATCAAGAGATTGGGTCCTTGATTGCAAAAAATGAAATGGATATGGTCATCTTCTTTCGTGACCCTTTGACTGCCCAACCACATGAGCCTGACATAAGTGCATTGATTAGGTTGTGTGACGTTTATTCTATACCATTGGCAACGAATATGGGCAGTGCGGAGATTTTGGTACATGGACTTGAGCGTGGAGACTTTAAATGGCGAACGATTATTCATGAGAAAGAGTTCAATAAAAATGAATGA
- a CDS encoding CCA tRNA nucleotidyltransferase: MDKKFELATPIINKLYQFGFEAYFVGGAVRDYLIGREIADVDIATSATPDEMKKIFNRTIDVGAKHGTIVVVTKQGSFEVTTFRSEGTYINSRRPSKVTFISSLNEDLKRRDFTINAIAMTKVGDVIDFFGGKKDIEDGVIRTVGKPSDRFGEDALRMMRALRFASQLDFTIEKETKEAIIQSHSLLEDISIERKTAEIQKLFLGCNPQLGLRYLIETKVYLFLPQFSQNKTLLEKLLNVELKKLNNVEEVWSVLCLAMKISDIDLFLKKWKLSTKLIRSVKQLVKFVNKRLQAPLSNWMVYHLGVEQAIKVENILSIMENNQVKSDHEIKNQYNLLPIKERQELACDGKDLLSWFQSKKPGAWIEESIQAVEKQVVEGHLQNDKLLIKEWLISRANKSS; encoded by the coding sequence ATGGATAAAAAATTTGAACTAGCCACGCCAATTATAAATAAACTGTATCAATTCGGTTTTGAAGCCTACTTTGTTGGTGGAGCAGTTAGGGATTATTTGATTGGTAGAGAAATTGCCGATGTAGATATTGCTACATCGGCAACACCTGATGAAATGAAAAAGATTTTTAATCGAACGATTGATGTTGGGGCAAAGCACGGAACGATTGTAGTGGTAACAAAACAAGGTAGTTTTGAAGTTACTACTTTTAGAAGTGAAGGAACATACATAAATAGCCGTCGTCCATCAAAGGTTACATTCATTTCTTCATTAAATGAGGACTTAAAAAGAAGAGATTTTACAATTAATGCAATTGCGATGACTAAAGTAGGAGATGTTATCGACTTTTTCGGCGGAAAAAAAGACATTGAGGACGGTGTAATCCGAACAGTTGGAAAACCGAGCGATCGTTTTGGGGAAGATGCTTTAAGAATGATGCGTGCGCTCCGCTTTGCGAGTCAATTAGATTTCACAATTGAAAAGGAAACAAAGGAAGCGATTATACAGTCACATTCATTGTTAGAAGACATATCGATTGAAAGAAAAACAGCTGAGATACAAAAACTATTTCTAGGGTGCAATCCTCAATTGGGGTTAAGGTATCTGATTGAAACAAAAGTATATCTTTTTTTGCCACAATTTTCACAAAACAAAACATTACTAGAAAAGTTGTTGAATGTGGAATTAAAAAAATTGAATAATGTAGAGGAAGTATGGTCGGTTCTTTGTCTTGCGATGAAAATATCGGATATTGATTTATTTTTAAAGAAGTGGAAGCTTTCCACCAAACTTATCCGTTCGGTTAAACAGCTGGTGAAATTCGTTAATAAAAGATTGCAAGCGCCTCTTTCCAATTGGATGGTTTATCATTTAGGTGTGGAACAAGCAATAAAAGTAGAAAACATCCTCTCGATAATGGAAAATAATCAAGTGAAAAGTGATCATGAAATTAAGAATCAATATAACCTATTACCTATTAAAGAGAGACAAGAACTCGCCTGTGATGGGAAAGATCTTTTGTCATGGTTTCAGTCGAAAAAGCCTGGAGCATGGATAGAAGAGTCCATACAAGCGGTAGAGAAGCAGGTAGTAGAGGGACACCTACAAAATGACAAGCTATTGATTAAGGAGTGGCTAATTAGTCGTGCAAACAAATCTTCGTAA
- the panD gene encoding aspartate 1-decarboxylase, which produces MFRTMMNGKIHRARVTEANLNYVGSITIDQDIIDAVGMVVNEKVQIVNNNNGARLETYVISGERGSGVVCLNGAAARLAQEGDIVIIISYALIANEKVHEHKPKVAIMNEDNQIVKMIEEEPASTVMN; this is translated from the coding sequence ATGTTTAGAACGATGATGAATGGGAAAATTCATCGTGCTCGAGTTACCGAAGCTAATTTAAATTATGTTGGTAGCATTACCATCGATCAAGATATTATCGATGCTGTTGGGATGGTTGTGAACGAAAAAGTTCAAATTGTAAATAATAATAATGGTGCGAGGCTTGAAACTTATGTCATTTCTGGTGAAAGAGGTTCAGGAGTTGTATGCTTGAATGGAGCAGCGGCGAGGCTTGCACAAGAAGGAGATATTGTAATTATTATTTCCTACGCATTAATTGCAAATGAAAAGGTACACGAACATAAACCTAAAGTGGCTATAATGAATGAAGACAATCAAATTGTTAAAATGATAGAGGAAGAGCCTGCTTCAACGGTTATGAATTAA
- a CDS encoding nucleotide pyrophosphohydrolase produces the protein MKEMQKQVDNYISQFKEGYFSPLAMLARMTEELGELAREINHTYGEKPKKDTEKEKAIIEEIGDNLFVLICLANSLNIDLEEAHQMVMNKFNNRDKNRWTRKEEVKNNESH, from the coding sequence ATGAAAGAAATGCAAAAGCAAGTAGACAACTATATTAGTCAATTTAAAGAAGGGTATTTTAGTCCTTTAGCCATGTTAGCAAGAATGACGGAAGAGCTTGGTGAATTAGCAAGAGAGATTAATCATACATACGGAGAAAAACCAAAAAAAGATACGGAAAAAGAGAAAGCAATTATTGAAGAAATTGGGGATAACTTATTTGTGTTGATTTGTTTAGCCAATTCATTAAATATAGATTTAGAAGAAGCTCATCAGATGGTGATGAATAAATTTAATAATCGTGACAAAAATAGATGGACTAGGAAAGAGGAAGTGAAGAACAATGAATCCCATTAA
- a CDS encoding biotin--[acetyl-CoA-carboxylase] ligase, producing MQTNLRKELIEIFSLNKDQYISGQKISEQLGCTRTAVWKHIDQLRKEGYHLEAVRNKGYKMTEVPDQLTESTIAFGLKTKVIGKHIVLKEKVTSTQKVARELVHSGAEEGTVVIADRQTDGRGRLSRAWDSPKGAGLWMSLILRPQIPIQQMPQLTLLTAVAIVQACEQVAGVNTQIKWPNDILINGKKVVGILTELEAEADQVHAVIVGIGINVNQRLEHFPDSLKETASSLLIESGQTQSRRTLLQVVLKNIEKLYDQYLLYGFKPIKLLWESYAISLNSRVKVNTLQGSFEGIATGINDEGVLLLKKDDGQVERVYSADIKIL from the coding sequence GTGCAAACAAATCTTCGTAAAGAATTAATAGAGATCTTTTCGTTGAATAAAGATCAATATATTTCAGGACAAAAAATAAGTGAACAATTAGGGTGTACAAGGACAGCTGTTTGGAAGCATATTGATCAGTTAAGAAAAGAAGGCTATCATCTGGAAGCAGTTCGGAATAAAGGCTATAAAATGACGGAGGTTCCTGATCAACTGACGGAAAGCACGATCGCGTTTGGGTTAAAAACAAAGGTGATTGGTAAACACATTGTCTTGAAAGAGAAAGTCACATCGACACAAAAAGTTGCTCGCGAGTTAGTGCACTCAGGTGCAGAAGAAGGTACGGTCGTTATAGCTGATAGGCAGACGGATGGAAGAGGAAGATTATCAAGAGCATGGGATTCTCCTAAAGGAGCAGGCTTATGGATGAGTTTGATTTTAAGACCACAAATACCCATTCAGCAAATGCCTCAGTTAACGTTATTAACAGCCGTAGCAATTGTTCAAGCGTGTGAACAAGTAGCAGGTGTCAACACGCAGATTAAATGGCCGAACGATATATTAATTAATGGTAAGAAAGTCGTGGGGATCTTAACTGAGCTTGAAGCAGAAGCCGATCAAGTTCATGCGGTGATTGTTGGAATAGGAATTAATGTCAATCAAAGGTTAGAACATTTTCCTGATTCATTAAAAGAAACAGCAAGCTCATTATTGATAGAATCAGGACAAACGCAATCAAGAAGGACTTTGTTGCAGGTTGTTTTGAAAAATATCGAAAAACTATATGACCAATATTTATTATATGGATTTAAGCCAATTAAATTACTTTGGGAAAGTTATGCGATTAGTTTGAATAGTAGAGTAAAAGTAAATACACTTCAAGGTTCTTTTGAGGGAATTGCCACTGGAATTAATGATGAAGGAGTACTTTTATTGAAAAAGGATGATGGACAAGTCGAACGTGTTTATTCAGCTGACATAAAAATACTGTAG
- a CDS encoding DUF1405 domain-containing protein, protein MKQLYYVLTRPPFLWLLLVINVFGTVYGYYWYRYQLAYTDWKFILFVPDSPTATLFFIPVLIAFLFRKNSKWFEAFAMLSLFKYGVWAVIMNLLVLYTTGELSLAGYMLIASHGGMALQGLLYAPYYRFKLKHLAIASIVLLHNEMIDYVFGQMPVYSGLSAYRDIIGYFTFWLSIISIAIAYRLVLHKNATKYHITF, encoded by the coding sequence GTGAAACAACTATATTATGTATTAACAAGACCGCCTTTTTTATGGCTCTTACTCGTCATTAATGTTTTTGGAACGGTATATGGATACTATTGGTATCGATATCAATTAGCTTATACTGACTGGAAATTTATTTTGTTCGTTCCTGATAGTCCTACGGCTACATTGTTTTTTATTCCTGTTTTAATTGCTTTTTTATTTCGCAAGAATAGTAAATGGTTTGAAGCCTTTGCGATGCTATCATTGTTTAAATATGGAGTTTGGGCTGTTATCATGAACCTCCTTGTTTTATATACGACTGGAGAGTTATCTTTAGCAGGATATATGCTTATTGCTTCCCATGGAGGAATGGCGCTTCAAGGACTACTATACGCCCCTTATTATCGATTTAAGCTAAAGCACCTTGCCATTGCATCTATCGTTCTTTTGCACAATGAAATGATTGATTATGTTTTTGGACAAATGCCTGTTTATTCAGGTTTATCAGCATATAGAGACATCATCGGATATTTTACTTTTTGGTTGAGTATTATATCTATTGCAATCGCTTATCGACTTGTTTTACATAAAAACGCAACAAAGTATCATATAACTTTTTGA
- the dapB gene encoding 4-hydroxy-tetrahydrodipicolinate reductase: MNPIKIVIAGPRGKMGREAVKLVEVTNHFQLVAVIDKINDGLKLSSIEGFQQKDVPIYKDPEKCFQLETPDVLIDLTTPDVGKKHTKLALQYGVRPVVGTTGFTEDELKAVQTLSEQKGLGAVIAPNFAIGAILMMKFSQMAAKYLTDVEIIEMHHDQKLDAPSGTGLKTAEMISVNRPEKRQGHPDEKETLDGARGAVYQGIPIHSVRLPGLVGHQQVMFGGDGQALTIRHDSFNRASFMSGVKLSVETVMQDNNFIYGLENIIE, translated from the coding sequence ATGAATCCCATTAAAATTGTCATTGCGGGACCACGAGGGAAAATGGGGAGAGAGGCTGTAAAATTAGTAGAAGTAACAAACCACTTTCAGCTAGTTGCTGTTATTGATAAAATAAACGATGGATTAAAGCTTTCGTCAATAGAAGGTTTCCAACAAAAAGATGTCCCTATTTATAAAGACCCAGAAAAATGCTTTCAACTAGAGACCCCAGATGTTCTCATTGACTTAACTACGCCGGATGTAGGCAAAAAACACACAAAACTAGCACTGCAATATGGTGTGCGTCCAGTCGTAGGCACAACAGGTTTTACAGAGGATGAATTAAAAGCCGTTCAAACCTTATCTGAACAAAAAGGTCTAGGTGCTGTTATTGCTCCTAATTTTGCAATAGGTGCCATCCTAATGATGAAGTTTTCACAAATGGCGGCAAAATATTTAACTGATGTCGAAATCATTGAGATGCATCATGATCAAAAATTAGATGCTCCATCAGGTACGGGCTTAAAAACAGCAGAGATGATTTCCGTAAACAGACCTGAAAAACGACAAGGTCATCCTGATGAAAAGGAGACATTAGATGGAGCAAGAGGAGCCGTTTATCAAGGGATTCCTATCCATAGTGTTAGGCTGCCAGGTCTTGTAGGTCATCAACAAGTGATGTTTGGAGGGGATGGACAAGCGTTGACTATTCGTCACGATTCATTCAATCGTGCGTCATTTATGTCAGGAGTTAAATTATCTGTTGAAACTGTTATGCAAGATAATAATTTTATTTATGGTCTCGAGAATATAATTGAGTAG
- a CDS encoding menaquinol-cytochrome c reductase cytochrome b/c subunit, producing MKRGKGMKFVGDSRIPASGRMPNIPKDYSEYPGKTEAFWPNFLLKEWLVGAVFLIGYLCLTIAHPSPLEKIADPTDTAYIPLPDWYFLFLYQLLKYQFASSQYTVIGAIIMPGLAFGALMLAPFLDRGPERRPHKRPVAVGLMLLAVASIIFLTWESVAYHDWEAAAQQGKIVEGPEIDTEAEGYQIMDAQGCLSCHGNNLEGGAGPSLVDTGLTPEEIAEIAVNGQGDMPADAFKGTDEELKVMSEFIANVTSEE from the coding sequence ATGAAACGCGGTAAAGGTATGAAGTTTGTTGGTGATTCTCGTATACCTGCATCAGGTAGAATGCCAAACATTCCGAAAGATTATTCAGAGTATCCAGGAAAAACGGAGGCTTTCTGGCCGAACTTCTTGTTAAAAGAGTGGCTTGTTGGTGCTGTATTTTTAATCGGATATTTATGTTTAACAATAGCTCATCCTTCTCCTTTAGAGAAGATTGCGGATCCGACAGATACAGCGTATATTCCACTTCCTGACTGGTACTTTTTATTTCTTTATCAATTATTGAAATATCAATTTGCATCGAGTCAATATACGGTTATCGGTGCGATTATCATGCCAGGTTTAGCATTTGGTGCCCTTATGCTTGCACCGTTTTTAGATAGAGGACCTGAAAGACGTCCACATAAACGTCCAGTGGCCGTTGGCTTAATGCTATTAGCGGTAGCTTCAATCATCTTCTTAACGTGGGAATCTGTTGCCTATCATGACTGGGAAGCAGCAGCACAGCAAGGAAAGATTGTTGAAGGGCCTGAAATTGATACAGAAGCAGAAGGATATCAAATCATGGATGCACAAGGATGTCTTAGCTGTCACGGAAACAACCTGGAAGGCGGAGCTGGACCATCATTAGTTGATACAGGGTTAACACCTGAGGAGATTGCGGAGATTGCTGTAAATGGTCAAGGCGATATGCCAGCAGATGCGTTTAAAGGAACCGATGAAGAGCTTAAAGTTATGTCTGAGTTTATTGCAAATGTAACATCTGAAGAATAA
- a CDS encoding ubiquinol-cytochrome c reductase iron-sulfur subunit yields MSEKKHQVSRRQFLNYTLTGVGGFMASAALMPMVRFALDPVLKDYSGGDFVATGTKVDDITTEPVSVDFVVEQVDAWYESDEPKSAWVYKDDNGEIVALSPICQHLGCTVNWNGDSANQNMFFCPCHNGLYKKNGKNVEGTPPPSPLLKYETKVKDGILLLGKANPQNL; encoded by the coding sequence ATGAGCGAGAAAAAGCATCAAGTATCAAGGCGTCAATTTTTAAATTACACCTTGACAGGTGTCGGTGGTTTTATGGCTTCTGCAGCACTTATGCCAATGGTTCGTTTTGCTCTTGATCCGGTATTAAAGGATTATAGCGGAGGAGATTTTGTTGCAACTGGAACGAAGGTTGATGACATTACTACTGAACCTGTTTCTGTTGACTTTGTTGTAGAACAAGTAGACGCATGGTACGAATCAGATGAGCCTAAATCTGCATGGGTATATAAAGATGACAATGGAGAAATTGTCGCCTTATCACCGATATGTCAGCATTTAGGTTGTACTGTAAACTGGAACGGGGATTCAGCAAATCAAAATATGTTCTTTTGTCCATGTCATAATGGACTATATAAAAAGAATGGGAAAAATGTTGAAGGAACTCCACCTCCATCACCATTATTAAAATATGAAACGAAAGTGAAAGATGGGATCCTGCTTTTAGGAAAGGCGAATCCACAAAATCTATAG
- the panC gene encoding pantoate--beta-alanine ligase: MILITDTEQMTSKAQEQKQAGKSIGFVPTMGFLHEGHLKLIEEARKENDYVVVSIYVNPLQFGPNEDYDQYPRNLERDLQLAKQSGVDAVFVPNDDTMYRDSLTIKMTVTDRVDVLCGATREGHFDGVVTVVSKLFNLIQPNRAYFGMKDAQQVAVIDALIGDYFFPIELCKVDTVRESDGLAKSSRNVNLTNEERQQAVHLYQSLKKAKMMINQGERSPDRIEQFIKDYIMKNTSGTIDYVSVLSYPELAEINCINGQVIMAMAVKFSRVRLIDNLIITVNKRR, from the coding sequence ATGATCTTGATTACAGACACAGAGCAAATGACCTCGAAGGCTCAAGAGCAAAAACAAGCAGGTAAATCTATTGGCTTTGTTCCAACAATGGGTTTTTTGCATGAAGGTCATTTAAAACTAATTGAGGAAGCTAGAAAAGAAAACGACTATGTTGTTGTAAGTATATATGTCAACCCTCTTCAATTTGGTCCAAATGAAGATTACGATCAATATCCAAGAAATTTAGAGAGAGATCTTCAGTTAGCTAAACAATCAGGTGTAGATGCTGTATTTGTCCCAAATGATGATACGATGTATCGTGATTCATTAACGATAAAAATGACCGTTACAGATCGTGTAGATGTTCTTTGCGGTGCCACGCGAGAAGGTCATTTTGATGGCGTTGTTACCGTCGTATCCAAGCTTTTTAATCTAATTCAACCGAACAGAGCTTATTTTGGGATGAAGGATGCTCAGCAAGTAGCAGTCATTGATGCCTTAATTGGAGATTATTTCTTTCCAATTGAGTTATGCAAAGTGGATACGGTAAGAGAATCTGATGGTTTAGCGAAAAGCTCTCGAAATGTAAACTTAACAAACGAAGAAAGACAACAAGCGGTCCACTTGTATCAATCATTAAAAAAAGCTAAGATGATGATTAATCAAGGAGAAAGAAGTCCTGATAGGATTGAGCAATTTATCAAAGACTATATCATGAAAAATACATCCGGTACTATAGATTATGTCTCTGTCTTGTCGTATCCAGAATTAGCTGAAATAAATTGTATAAATGGCCAAGTCATTATGGCAATGGCGGTGAAGTTTTCTCGTGTAAGACTCATTGATAATCTCATAATAACCGTAAATAAACGAAGATAG
- the panB gene encoding 3-methyl-2-oxobutanoate hydroxymethyltransferase produces MKTRTDFMNMKKEQEPIVMLTAYDYPSAQQAEKAKVDMILVGDSLGMVVLGYDSTIEVTMDDMIHHTKAVKRGAPNTFIVTDMPFMSYHISKEDSLKNATAIKQQSGASAVKLEGAGQVLNIVQSLTNGGIPVVSHLGLTPQSVGVLGGYKVQGKDIQSAKQLLEDAIRCEEAGAIALVLECVPHQLATEISNQLTIPTIGIGAGVQTDGQVLVYHDMVGYGVPRVPKFVKQYVQVESTIVEAIEHFTTDVKNREFPEDKHTFTMKEEVLSSLYGGSK; encoded by the coding sequence ATGAAAACGAGAACGGATTTTATGAACATGAAAAAAGAGCAGGAACCGATTGTGATGTTAACAGCTTACGATTATCCTTCTGCACAGCAAGCAGAAAAAGCAAAGGTAGACATGATTTTAGTAGGAGATTCGTTAGGAATGGTTGTGCTAGGTTATGATAGTACGATCGAGGTGACAATGGATGACATGATCCACCATACGAAAGCTGTTAAACGAGGGGCGCCTAATACATTTATCGTTACAGATATGCCTTTTATGTCTTATCACATATCAAAGGAAGATTCTCTTAAAAATGCGACTGCTATTAAGCAACAATCAGGAGCTAGTGCTGTAAAGCTTGAAGGAGCAGGACAAGTGTTAAATATTGTTCAATCTCTTACAAATGGTGGTATTCCTGTTGTTAGTCACTTAGGTTTAACGCCGCAATCAGTTGGTGTTCTAGGCGGATACAAGGTTCAAGGGAAGGATATTCAAAGTGCTAAACAGTTGCTAGAGGATGCCATTCGTTGTGAAGAAGCAGGAGCTATTGCTTTAGTGCTGGAATGTGTTCCACATCAATTAGCTACGGAAATTTCCAACCAATTAACGATACCAACTATAGGAATAGGTGCAGGTGTCCAAACAGATGGCCAAGTTCTTGTTTATCACGATATGGTTGGCTATGGTGTACCAAGAGTACCGAAATTTGTGAAGCAGTATGTGCAAGTTGAATCAACAATTGTAGAGGCAATTGAACATTTCACAACCGATGTTAAGAACAGAGAATTCCCAGAAGACAAGCACACTTTCACTATGAAAGAAGAAGTCTTGTCCTCTTTGTATGGGGGAAGCAAATAA